TCCTAAGTTGTAGTTATGTATATCGTAGAGACTCTTGAATCTATCATTGACTGTGCTTTTTGAGAATTTGATGAATATTAACGGCACCAGACTCTTATCAAAGTCTATTCTTCCTTGTCGAGTGAACCCTGTAGGACAAACAACCATAAGGAAGCGACGTGTTTTGGAGCTGATCCCAGGTCTTCCTCCTCGTGGACCTGTGTTATTAAATGTACCATTGATCTCTCTAATCATTTTAGCATCAATTCGGGACTTTTCCCAACTTTTGCACTGTACAAAGAGTCGAATGTTGGTGTTTCTTTTGAGTAGAATCGGCTTCACTCGCGTCACAGAGTTAACAGGTTGAAATGTTCGATTAGACAGGTTCAGCCCGTCTGAAAGCTTCCCAAAATTATCCACCGGCTTCCACATAGCTCTAATATCTATACCCTTATCGTCTCGTCCTCCCTGGTGGATCACCCGGCTTACTGTAAAATGTCTTCTTAAGAACTCCAAAAAGTTCAACTCGTAGAAGTTTCCTTGAAACACCGTTGAATCCGTAGACAATTCTTTATTATTGGAGTATTTGAGGTAAGTCTCAAGGTTGTGATACTTCTTATTGCTTATTACAGGGAGAAGAATGGCTCGATCTTTTTTTGGGCCATTGCCATTTTCTTGCTCTTTTTGCGACACCTGCGTCATATCCGAATCTCTAGACAAAACTTTGGTACTCAACTTAAAGCAACTGCCAATGCGACATCGCTTAAGGAAAACGGGAGGAATCTCATTGGATACTCTCAACAGTTTCAGAATATCCCGGCTATACTGATTGGGactcattgatttcaatgcCAGCGTGCTCAATGAAAACATTCCCTCTATCATGGTGGAACGAAGAATAAAGTGGTGGTGAAGTCAAGTCCACGTAAAATAGAGTGACGCGAAAATTGATAGGTGATGAGATCTATATCATTTTTCAGTACAAGATAACGCGTTCTGTAGAGAGTATTAGGAGGTGTTACAAATTATATATagtaaagaagatcttgaaaggTTCATTTGAAGGTTTTGGCAACGGTATCCAATCTCTTTTCAAGTCGGTCATAAACCTTGGATATCTCCGAGTCAGAGTGGTTTACCTCCATTAGGATTTCATTGAGTTTTTCGGTCATTTGGTCAGTAATTTCCGTTATAGAGAAAGTCTGCAGCGGGGGGTTGGTCTTTTCGATCTCATTCTTGTGCTGGGCTTCACTAAACTGAGCTTGAGCTTGAGCTTGAGCTTGAGCTTCTTCGACGGTTCTCTCTGGGGTCTTTGGGATCTGTAAATTCTCGATTTGTTGAGAATCCTTCAGATGCAAGGAGGATTCCTCTGCCTTCATGGAGGACACAGAACTCTGACGATCTGAAAGATTTGATGTTTCCAAGCTCATTTGACGGCaataaggaagaagaagaactaaCTGTCCAAAGAGCAGATAGCGCGa
The sequence above is a segment of the Brettanomyces nanus chromosome 4, complete sequence genome. Coding sequences within it:
- a CDS encoding uncharacterized protein (BUSCO:EOG093448WT~EggNog:ENOG41) — encoded protein: MNSDMTQVSQKEQENGNGPKKDRAILLPVISNKKYHNLETYLKYSNNKELSTDSTVFQGNFYELNFLEFLRRHFTVSRVIHQGGRDDKGIDIRAMWKPVDNFGKLSDGLNLSNRTFQPVNSVTRVKPILLKRNTNIRLFVQCKSWEKSRIDAKMIREINGTFNNTGPRGGRPGISSKTRRFLMVVCPTGFTRQGRIDFDKSLVPLIFIKFSKSTVNDRFKSLYDIHNYNLGTFESFYCNPMANALLKGLNWTEFMKRLVTDKSH